The sequence GCTTCTCTTGTAGTAGTTCCAATAATTGGATCACCACCAATACCGATAGCTGTAGAAATACCGTAACCTGCTCTTACTACCTGATCAGCAGCTTCGTAAGTAAGGGTACCTGATTTTGAAACGATACCTACTTTCCCTTTTTTGAAAACGAAACCTGGCATAATACCAATTTTAGCTTCTTCAGAAGTAATGATTCCAGGGCAGTTTGGTCCGATTAATCTGCAGTCTCTGTCAGCAATATAAGATTTTACTTTTACCATATCAGCTACAGGAATACCTTCAGTAATACATACAATTACTTTGATCCCTGCTTCAGCAGCTTCCATGATAGCGTCTGCTGCGAATGCCGGTGGTACGAAAATAATACTTACGTTTGCTCCTGCTTTTTCAACAGCATCAGCTACTGTGTTGAATACTGGCTTTCCTAAGTGCTCGCTTCCTCCTTTTCCTGGAGTAACACCACCTACTACGTTGGTTCCGTATTCAATCATCTGACCAGCATGGAAAGTACCTTCGTTCCCTGTAAATCCTTGTACAATTACTTTAGAATCTTTGTTTACTAAAATTGACATTTTATTGTTGTTTTAATTTATTTATTATTTTATTAATGCTCACAAATTTACTTAAATTTCTTTGATTTTGGACAAAACCTTTGGAATTGTTTATTTGAGATTTCTCAGTTTTACTTCTTTTTTCAAGTAAGTTTTGAAATCTTCTGCAAACATTCCGATATAGGTACCTTTTTCGAGGTCTCTATTCACTCCGGTTTTCCCTAAGAGCACAGATCCGCTTTCAATTTTATTCCCGGAAGCGATACCTACCTGCCCCCATAAAGTGACTTCATCTCCAATCACACAGCAACCGGCTATTCCAACCTGAGAAGCTATTAAGCATTTCTTTCCAATGATTGTATCATGCCCTATCTGAATCTGATTATCCAAAACAGAACCTTCTCCAACTACTGTAGAATCTGTAACTCCTCTGTCAATAGTACACCCATTACCTATTTCTACATTATTTTCGATCACTACATTTCCTACAGAGATTAAACGGTCAAAGTTTCCATTTAATTTTCTGTAATAGAATGCATCACCTCCTAACACGGTATTGGACTGGATGATCACATTGTCGCCAATTACTGTTCTATCACCAATCACTACATTCGGGAAAATTAAGGTATTTTTTCCAATCTTTACATTGTTTCCAATGACTGCAGAAGAATGGATTCTTGTTCCTTCACCAATTTCAACATCATGAAGTTCTTCTGTAAAGTTGTAAATTCTTGTAAAGTGGGTATTGATCTTATTAAAGTCTCTGAAAGGGTCATCAGAAACCAAAAGTGCTTTCCCTTCAGGACAATCTACTTCTTTATCAATTAAAATGATAGTTGCAGCAGAATTTAGTGCCTTGTCGTAATATTTGGGATGATTTACAAAAACAATATCACCTGGTTTTACCATGTGAATTTCATTGGTTCCCAATACTTCAAAGTCTTCAGGGCCAATAAACCTTGAGCCAATTAAATCAGCGATCGTTTTAAGCTTTTGCGGAGAATGGAATCTCATAACAATAGATTTTCTTATAAAACAAAATTCGGAGTGCTAATGCAAACCGAATTTATGTAAATTTTATTTATTCTTTTACTCTTTCTAAGTAGCTACCGTCTTCAGTGCTCACTTTAATTTTGTCTCCTGGTTCAATGAACAAAGGAACCATTACTCTTGCTCCTGTTTCAACGATTGCATTTTTAAGAGCATTGGTAGCCGTGTTTCCTTTTACACCCGGATCAGCTTCAATGACATCCAGGTATACCGATTGTGGAAGTTCAGCAGAAAGCGGAGTTTCATCAGCTTCTTTCAAAATGATTGTTACTTCTTCACCTGCTTTCATCAAGTTTGAGTTTTCAATCATTTCTTTATTTAAATATAACTGAGAAAAATCATCGTTATTCATGAAGTGGAATCCGTTCTCGTCATCATAAAGATACTGGAACTTTCTTGTGATTACTTTTACCTCTTCAATTTTGTGACCCGCAGAGAATGTATTATCTAATACTTTTCCGTTGGTTACAGATTTTAGTTTTGTTCTTACGAATGCAGGACCTTTTCCTGGTTTTACGTGAAGGAACTCAATTACTTTAAAAATATCATTGCTGAATTCAATGCAAAGACCTTTTCTGATATCGTTACTTGTTGCCATTAAATATATATTATCTTTTTTTACTTAATTTTTAGCACTTTTAGTTGCTGTCTTTTCCTGTTCCATATCCTTTCACAATACCTCTTGGAGAGTTTTGGATAAACTGAAGAATTTCATCTCTTTCAGCGGTAGGAAGCATTTCTTTTTCAATATATGCCAATGCTTGGGAAACGTTCATCTTCATTTGGAAAATAGCTCTGTAAATCTTTTGAATTTCAAAGATCTTCTCATTGGAAAAACCTCTTCTTCTAAGGCCTACTGAGTTAATACCAGCATAGGAAATAGGATCTCTTGCCACTTTCACATAAGGAGGAACATCTTTTCTA is a genomic window of Chryseobacterium nakagawai containing:
- the sucD gene encoding succinate--CoA ligase subunit alpha, whose protein sequence is MSILVNKDSKVIVQGFTGNEGTFHAGQMIEYGTNVVGGVTPGKGGSEHLGKPVFNTVADAVEKAGANVSIIFVPPAFAADAIMEAAEAGIKVIVCITEGIPVADMVKVKSYIADRDCRLIGPNCPGIITSEEAKIGIMPGFVFKKGKVGIVSKSGTLTYEAADQVVRAGYGISTAIGIGGDPIIGTTTREALELFINDPETEAVVMIGEIGGGLEAEAARWYKASGSTKPVVGFIAGQTAPKGRTMGHAGAIVGGAEDTAQAKMEIMRENGINVVDSPADIGATVAKILG
- the efp gene encoding elongation factor P, giving the protein MATSNDIRKGLCIEFSNDIFKVIEFLHVKPGKGPAFVRTKLKSVTNGKVLDNTFSAGHKIEEVKVITRKFQYLYDDENGFHFMNNDDFSQLYLNKEMIENSNLMKAGEEVTIILKEADETPLSAELPQSVYLDVIEADPGVKGNTATNALKNAIVETGARVMVPLFIEPGDKIKVSTEDGSYLERVKE
- a CDS encoding UDP-3-O-(3-hydroxymyristoyl)glucosamine N-acyltransferase — encoded protein: MRFHSPQKLKTIADLIGSRFIGPEDFEVLGTNEIHMVKPGDIVFVNHPKYYDKALNSAATIILIDKEVDCPEGKALLVSDDPFRDFNKINTHFTRIYNFTEELHDVEIGEGTRIHSSAVIGNNVKIGKNTLIFPNVVIGDRTVIGDNVIIQSNTVLGGDAFYYRKLNGNFDRLISVGNVVIENNVEIGNGCTIDRGVTDSTVVGEGSVLDNQIQIGHDTIIGKKCLIASQVGIAGCCVIGDEVTLWGQVGIASGNKIESGSVLLGKTGVNRDLEKGTYIGMFAEDFKTYLKKEVKLRNLK